One Siniperca chuatsi isolate FFG_IHB_CAS linkage group LG3, ASM2008510v1, whole genome shotgun sequence genomic region harbors:
- the ccr7 gene encoding C-C chemokine receptor type 7 isoform X1, protein MPSVTDLQRLLPTGLIWLMNFKSCLSQHGENATAMNYVDYNFSSADYDDFPQLCVKESNRQFRLWFMPTFYSIICLLGLAGNLLVILTFFFFKRLKTMTDVYLLNLSFADLLFALTLPFWAANSMVQWGLGLLVCKAMHAIYKVSFYSSMFLLSFISVDRYFSITKAISAHRHRSQAMFISKVSSAVIWVMALIFSMPEMCYTTITNNTCTPYSSSSDRLRVSIQASQIVLAFALPLLIMSFCYSRIVQTLCQARNFERNKAIKVILAVVAVFLVCQTPYNLVLFWTTVVTAKGGTKNCSYDNNLLYATDVTQCVAFLRCCLNPFVYAFIGVKFRHDLLKLLKDLGCMSQERFFRYTCGSRRSSAAIDSESTTTFSP, encoded by the exons ATGCCTTCAGTCACCG atctCCAAAGGCTTCTGCCCACTGGGCTGATATGGTTAATGAACTTTAag TCTTGCTTGTCTCAGCATGGAGAAAATGCAACCGCCATGAACTACGTAGATTATAATTTCTCCAGTGCGGATTATGATGACTTTCCTCAGCTCTGTGTGAAAGAATCCAACCGCCAGTTCCGCCTCTGGTTCATGCCTACCTTCTACTCCATCATCTGTCTCCTGGGGCTCGCGGGGAACCTACTAGTCATCctcaccttcttcttcttcaaacgTCTCAAGACCATGACGGATGTGTACCTGCTCAACCTGTCCTTTGCAGATCTGCTCTTTGCTCTGACGCTCCCCTTTTGGGCAGCCAACTCCATGGTACAATGGGGGCTGGGCTTGTTGGTGTGCAAAGCCATGCACGCTATTTACAAGGTCAGCTTCTACAGCAGCAtgttccttctctctttcatcaGCGTGGACCGCTACTTCTCCATCACCAAGGCCATCTCTGCTCACCGCCACCGCTCCCAAGCAATGTTTATCAGCAAGGTGTCATCAGCTGTCATCTGGGTGATGGCACTGATCTTCTCCATGCCAGAAATGTGCTACACCACTATCACTAACAACACCTGCACCCCTTACTCCAGCAGTTCTGACCGGCTCCGCGTCAGCATCCAGGCGAGCCAGATCGTTTTGGCTTTTGCCCTTCCGCTCCTGATCATGAGCTTCTGTTACAGCCGCATTGTCCAGACCCTTTGCCAGGCTCGTAACTTTGAACGAAATAAGGCCATCAAGGTGATTCTGGCTGTGGTAGCTGTCTTCCTGGTCTGCCAAACGCCATATAACCTGGTCCTATTTTGGACCACAGTTGTCACTGCAAAAGGAGGAACCAAAAACTGCAGCTATGACAACAATCTCCTCTATGCCACCGATGTCACCCAGTGTGTGGCCTTCCTGAGGTGCTGCCTGAACCCCTTCGTCTATGCCTTTATCGGTGTCAAGTTTCGTCATGACCTCCTGAAGCTACTGAAGGACTTGGGCTGCATGAGCCAGGAGAGGTTCTTCAGGTACACCTGcggcagcaggaggagctcagCGGCGATCGACAGTGAAAGCACCACCACATTCTCTCCTTAA
- the ccr7 gene encoding C-C chemokine receptor type 7 isoform X2, protein MNFKSCLSQHGENATAMNYVDYNFSSADYDDFPQLCVKESNRQFRLWFMPTFYSIICLLGLAGNLLVILTFFFFKRLKTMTDVYLLNLSFADLLFALTLPFWAANSMVQWGLGLLVCKAMHAIYKVSFYSSMFLLSFISVDRYFSITKAISAHRHRSQAMFISKVSSAVIWVMALIFSMPEMCYTTITNNTCTPYSSSSDRLRVSIQASQIVLAFALPLLIMSFCYSRIVQTLCQARNFERNKAIKVILAVVAVFLVCQTPYNLVLFWTTVVTAKGGTKNCSYDNNLLYATDVTQCVAFLRCCLNPFVYAFIGVKFRHDLLKLLKDLGCMSQERFFRYTCGSRRSSAAIDSESTTTFSP, encoded by the exons ATGAACTTTAag TCTTGCTTGTCTCAGCATGGAGAAAATGCAACCGCCATGAACTACGTAGATTATAATTTCTCCAGTGCGGATTATGATGACTTTCCTCAGCTCTGTGTGAAAGAATCCAACCGCCAGTTCCGCCTCTGGTTCATGCCTACCTTCTACTCCATCATCTGTCTCCTGGGGCTCGCGGGGAACCTACTAGTCATCctcaccttcttcttcttcaaacgTCTCAAGACCATGACGGATGTGTACCTGCTCAACCTGTCCTTTGCAGATCTGCTCTTTGCTCTGACGCTCCCCTTTTGGGCAGCCAACTCCATGGTACAATGGGGGCTGGGCTTGTTGGTGTGCAAAGCCATGCACGCTATTTACAAGGTCAGCTTCTACAGCAGCAtgttccttctctctttcatcaGCGTGGACCGCTACTTCTCCATCACCAAGGCCATCTCTGCTCACCGCCACCGCTCCCAAGCAATGTTTATCAGCAAGGTGTCATCAGCTGTCATCTGGGTGATGGCACTGATCTTCTCCATGCCAGAAATGTGCTACACCACTATCACTAACAACACCTGCACCCCTTACTCCAGCAGTTCTGACCGGCTCCGCGTCAGCATCCAGGCGAGCCAGATCGTTTTGGCTTTTGCCCTTCCGCTCCTGATCATGAGCTTCTGTTACAGCCGCATTGTCCAGACCCTTTGCCAGGCTCGTAACTTTGAACGAAATAAGGCCATCAAGGTGATTCTGGCTGTGGTAGCTGTCTTCCTGGTCTGCCAAACGCCATATAACCTGGTCCTATTTTGGACCACAGTTGTCACTGCAAAAGGAGGAACCAAAAACTGCAGCTATGACAACAATCTCCTCTATGCCACCGATGTCACCCAGTGTGTGGCCTTCCTGAGGTGCTGCCTGAACCCCTTCGTCTATGCCTTTATCGGTGTCAAGTTTCGTCATGACCTCCTGAAGCTACTGAAGGACTTGGGCTGCATGAGCCAGGAGAGGTTCTTCAGGTACACCTGcggcagcaggaggagctcagCGGCGATCGACAGTGAAAGCACCACCACATTCTCTCCTTAA
- the LOC122873565 gene encoding tensin-4-like isoform X1 has product MAHPSCTAMKFVSISQKTASSPNMMPTAKGMSHVIPNHVLRVGQTVRLASAQEAGSQHPRLTEPSDDHGDPDLDISLDNLNQLILELDPTFEPIQVNISPKCISPPTDDSCSDEDVSHCVLVPRGCSPCSSPTVVLSMSPSIPIPTHSSLSCSPHGRLVFTGSPTSSLPPLPCGSAPRRNPSPKHDVAFSQGSLRLSHSNRNSAASLLSMSTCSDTSYIIGSNLSLASEDADSPESIFTHTTGSFSDGSRTRPFDSRHSPEKPSLTKRGHLQELHSKGAQSSPASLSGSLTDIPVLLVNGEPQPDLHSHRSPGPEIDLIHTIPVSSSKPFSPHSFQAHFNASQPSMKFVMDTSKFWFRPHISRAEAEALVKDKEAGTFVVRDSTSYRGSFGLAMKVDQMSANFTATAYPGESSSDLIRHFLIESSAKGVRIKGSSQEPYFGSLSALVYQHTISAYALPCKLLLYSQDLGTPEGRANDKPASEDKSKTACNFVYLNAVPTEMLTGPCAVQKAVSSTLDNAPGSFAPTLVNLKVSLKGVTLTDINRKLFFRRHYPAYLLSYSGEDPGNRLWVKGSSFGARMFGFVAKGTEAGMENVCHIFAEYDPLQPCNKVIKVIQAAIAKP; this is encoded by the exons ATGGCACACCCTTCCTGCACAGCTATGAAGTTTGTAAGCATT TCCCAGAAGACTGCGAGCTCTCCTAACATGATGCCGACGGCTAAAGGCATGTCCCACGTGATACCCAATCATGTTCTGAGAGTGGGTCAAACTGTCCGCCTGGCCTCGGCGCAGGAGGCAGGCAGTCAACACCCCAGGCTCACGGAGCCCAGTGATGACCATGGTGACCCTGATCTGGACATTTCCCTGGACAATCTCAACCAGCTCATCCTGGAACTGGATCCGACATTTGAACCCATTCAGGTCAACATAAGTCCCAAATGCATCAGCCCTCCTACAG ACGACTCCTGCTCCGATGAAGATGTCTCCCACTGTGTGTTGGTCCCTAGAGGATGTTCTCCCTGCTCCTCGCCCACCGTGGTCCTATCTATGTCACCCAGTATACCCATCCCGACACACAGCAGTCTCAGCTGCAGTCCCCATGGCAGGCTGGTGTTCACGGGCTCCCCTACGTCCTCCCTGCCTCCGCTGCCATGTGGAAGTGCACCCAGACGAAATCCCTCACCGAAGCACGATGTAGCCTTTTCCCAAGGATCCCTGCGCTTGTCACACTCCAACAGAAACAGTGCTGCCTCGCTCCTCTCCATGTCAACATGCTCAGACACCAGCTACATCATTGGCAG CAACCTGTCACTGGCCAGTGAAGACGCTGACTCTCCAGAGTCCATCTTTACTCACACGACCGGCTCCTTCAGTGACGGGTCCAGAACGAGGCCCTTTGATAGCAGGCACAGCCCAGAAAAGCCCTCGCTGACAAAGCGAGGACATCTACAGGAGCTTCACAGCAAAGGAGCACAGAGCAGTCCTGCTTCACTCTCTGGGTCTTTGACCGATATTCCTGTACTGCTAGTCAATGGTGAACCACAGCCGGATCTGCACAGTCACCGGTCTCCTGGACCAGAAATTGACTTGATACACACCATACCTGTGTCCAGCTCAAAGCCATTTTCTCCTCACA GTTTCCAAGCCCATTTTAATGCCAGCCAGCCCTCAATGAAATTTGTCATGGACACTTCGAAGTTTTGGTTCCGTCCGCATATCAGCAGAGCAGAAG CTGAAGCCCTGGTAAAAGACAAGGAAGCAGGAACGTTTGTGGTGAGAGACAGCACCTCCTACAGAGGCAGCTTCGGTCTGGCCATGAAGGTGGACCAAATGTCCGCCAACTTCACCGCTACTGCCTACCCAG GAGAGAGCAGTTCAGATCTTATCAGACACTTCCTTATTGAATCATCAGCTAAGGGCGTACGCATCAAAGGTTCCTCTCAGGAACCATACTTTG GTAGTCTCTCTGCCCTGGTCTACCAGCACACTATTTCTGCTTATGCTTTACCCTGCAAATTACTCCTCTACTCCCAAG ATCTGGGCACACCAGAAGGGAGGGCAAATGACAAACCAGCATCAGAGGACAAGAGTAAAACAG CTTGCAATTTCGTCTACCTGAATGCTGTCCCCACTGAGATGCTGACGGGCCCTTGTGCAGTGCAGAAGGCGGTGTCCTCCACGCTTGACAACGCCCCGGGTTCCTTCGCACCAACCCTAGTCAACCTGAAGGTGTCTTTGAAGGGTGTTACACTGACAGATATCAACAGGAA GCTCTTCTTCAGGCGCCATTACCCTGCTTACCTGCTTAGCTACAGTGGTGAAGATCCAGGCAATAGACT GTGGGTGAAAGGTTCCAGTTTTGGTGCAAG GATGTTTGGCTTCGTGGCAAAAGGTACAGAGGCTGGCATGGAGAATGTATGCCACATCTTTGCAGAATATGACCCGCTGCAGCCTTGCAACAAAGTCATCAAGGTTATTCAGGCCGCCATAGCCaagccataa
- the LOC122873565 gene encoding tensin-4-like isoform X2, translating to MMPTAKGMSHVIPNHVLRVGQTVRLASAQEAGSQHPRLTEPSDDHGDPDLDISLDNLNQLILELDPTFEPIQVNISPKCISPPTDDSCSDEDVSHCVLVPRGCSPCSSPTVVLSMSPSIPIPTHSSLSCSPHGRLVFTGSPTSSLPPLPCGSAPRRNPSPKHDVAFSQGSLRLSHSNRNSAASLLSMSTCSDTSYIIGSNLSLASEDADSPESIFTHTTGSFSDGSRTRPFDSRHSPEKPSLTKRGHLQELHSKGAQSSPASLSGSLTDIPVLLVNGEPQPDLHSHRSPGPEIDLIHTIPVSSSKPFSPHSFQAHFNASQPSMKFVMDTSKFWFRPHISRAEAEALVKDKEAGTFVVRDSTSYRGSFGLAMKVDQMSANFTATAYPGESSSDLIRHFLIESSAKGVRIKGSSQEPYFGSLSALVYQHTISAYALPCKLLLYSQDLGTPEGRANDKPASEDKSKTACNFVYLNAVPTEMLTGPCAVQKAVSSTLDNAPGSFAPTLVNLKVSLKGVTLTDINRKLFFRRHYPAYLLSYSGEDPGNRLWVKGSSFGARMFGFVAKGTEAGMENVCHIFAEYDPLQPCNKVIKVIQAAIAKP from the exons ATGATGCCGACGGCTAAAGGCATGTCCCACGTGATACCCAATCATGTTCTGAGAGTGGGTCAAACTGTCCGCCTGGCCTCGGCGCAGGAGGCAGGCAGTCAACACCCCAGGCTCACGGAGCCCAGTGATGACCATGGTGACCCTGATCTGGACATTTCCCTGGACAATCTCAACCAGCTCATCCTGGAACTGGATCCGACATTTGAACCCATTCAGGTCAACATAAGTCCCAAATGCATCAGCCCTCCTACAG ACGACTCCTGCTCCGATGAAGATGTCTCCCACTGTGTGTTGGTCCCTAGAGGATGTTCTCCCTGCTCCTCGCCCACCGTGGTCCTATCTATGTCACCCAGTATACCCATCCCGACACACAGCAGTCTCAGCTGCAGTCCCCATGGCAGGCTGGTGTTCACGGGCTCCCCTACGTCCTCCCTGCCTCCGCTGCCATGTGGAAGTGCACCCAGACGAAATCCCTCACCGAAGCACGATGTAGCCTTTTCCCAAGGATCCCTGCGCTTGTCACACTCCAACAGAAACAGTGCTGCCTCGCTCCTCTCCATGTCAACATGCTCAGACACCAGCTACATCATTGGCAG CAACCTGTCACTGGCCAGTGAAGACGCTGACTCTCCAGAGTCCATCTTTACTCACACGACCGGCTCCTTCAGTGACGGGTCCAGAACGAGGCCCTTTGATAGCAGGCACAGCCCAGAAAAGCCCTCGCTGACAAAGCGAGGACATCTACAGGAGCTTCACAGCAAAGGAGCACAGAGCAGTCCTGCTTCACTCTCTGGGTCTTTGACCGATATTCCTGTACTGCTAGTCAATGGTGAACCACAGCCGGATCTGCACAGTCACCGGTCTCCTGGACCAGAAATTGACTTGATACACACCATACCTGTGTCCAGCTCAAAGCCATTTTCTCCTCACA GTTTCCAAGCCCATTTTAATGCCAGCCAGCCCTCAATGAAATTTGTCATGGACACTTCGAAGTTTTGGTTCCGTCCGCATATCAGCAGAGCAGAAG CTGAAGCCCTGGTAAAAGACAAGGAAGCAGGAACGTTTGTGGTGAGAGACAGCACCTCCTACAGAGGCAGCTTCGGTCTGGCCATGAAGGTGGACCAAATGTCCGCCAACTTCACCGCTACTGCCTACCCAG GAGAGAGCAGTTCAGATCTTATCAGACACTTCCTTATTGAATCATCAGCTAAGGGCGTACGCATCAAAGGTTCCTCTCAGGAACCATACTTTG GTAGTCTCTCTGCCCTGGTCTACCAGCACACTATTTCTGCTTATGCTTTACCCTGCAAATTACTCCTCTACTCCCAAG ATCTGGGCACACCAGAAGGGAGGGCAAATGACAAACCAGCATCAGAGGACAAGAGTAAAACAG CTTGCAATTTCGTCTACCTGAATGCTGTCCCCACTGAGATGCTGACGGGCCCTTGTGCAGTGCAGAAGGCGGTGTCCTCCACGCTTGACAACGCCCCGGGTTCCTTCGCACCAACCCTAGTCAACCTGAAGGTGTCTTTGAAGGGTGTTACACTGACAGATATCAACAGGAA GCTCTTCTTCAGGCGCCATTACCCTGCTTACCTGCTTAGCTACAGTGGTGAAGATCCAGGCAATAGACT GTGGGTGAAAGGTTCCAGTTTTGGTGCAAG GATGTTTGGCTTCGTGGCAAAAGGTACAGAGGCTGGCATGGAGAATGTATGCCACATCTTTGCAGAATATGACCCGCTGCAGCCTTGCAACAAAGTCATCAAGGTTATTCAGGCCGCCATAGCCaagccataa